ATCGGAACCGTCCGGTACTTGCGGTTTTTCGTTGGGCGCATCGTTCGCATCCGTGCACGGCTCAGCGGCTGATTGCTGCGCCGCATTCTGCGCCGCCTCATCGCCGCTTCCAGCAGGCTGGACGGCTCGCTCGAAATGCTCGTCAGTGAACTGCAGGTAGAACTTCGTGGCCACCATCTCCGTGTTGCCGATCCACCGGCAGACCACGTGCAGCGGGAACTGCTCTGCCAGTTCCGTCTCCCGCGTCGAGCGCATGTTCTGGAACAGCTTCGGCCAGGGCTCCAGCCCAGCCCGTTTGATGATCCGTTGAAGCTGGGTCCGCAGGTTCGTTTTCGACGTGAGGCTGCCGGTGAAGATGAGCGTGCTGCCTTCCTCCGCCGCCTCAAACGCGGCGCGGAGGTGCGGGACCAACTCGGGGAACAGCGGGATCACCCGGCTTCCTTTGCCTTGATGCTTGGTCTTCGGACTGGTGATTTTCATCCGCTGATTTTCCCAGTCCACATCCTGCCAACGCAGCGGCAGGATCTCCGTCGGCACGCGGACGCCGCCGTACCGGGCCAGCGCAACAATCAACCGCCACCGCTCATCGGGGCAGGCGTCGAGCACCGCATCGATCTCTCCCCGGCCGACGTAGTAGAACCGCTCCAGATTCGTCGTCACGGTCGCGGGCAGCCCCTCGAAAGGGTTGCTGTGGAGCAGATCCCGCTTGATGGCCACGCGGAAGAAATGCCGGGCTTTCTTTGTGTAGCCGCGGATGCTGTTCTCGGCGTAGCCCTGCTTGATGAGGTGGATGCGGTATCGCTCGGTTTCCTCACCGGTGATGGTTCGCATCTCCCGATCAGCATCAAAGAACGATAGGAGGCGATCGCGGGCCGTTTTGAAGGTCTGGAGCGTGCCGGGCGTCAGATCGGTTCGGCTGGCGATGTAGTCATCGATGAACGATGCGAGCGTGGCGATCTGCCGGTCGGGCCATCTTGCCCAAGCGGATGGTCTTGCGCTTGCCGTCGGCAGCCCTGGACAGGATGCGTCGCCGACCGTTGGGATCGTCACAGATGCTCGCCATCGCCTACACCTGCCCCTCGTTCGTCTTGCTGCCGTTGCCGCCCCGCAATTGGTCGTTAAGCCACTGCTCCAGATGGGCTCGGCTGAACCGCACCGACTTGCCGAGCTTGAGGTGCGGGATCTCGCCGTTGCGCTTCATCGTGGAGAGCTTGCGTTCCGACACCTGCAGGAGAGCAGCCGCCTGCCTGTAAGTCAAGTATTGAAGAGGGTTTTCGTAAGTTTTTTCACTGGGTCGAGTCAGGGGTTTGCTGTACATCATCAGGTCCTTTCGAGAGATACCGACGACGGTCGGGCCGTCGGTCGCCGGGGTTGGAGTTTTCAGTCTTGACGCCGCCGTTCAACGCTGGGCAGTGCCATGCCGAATGGGCATGGCTCCATGATGACGCAAACTATTCACATCGCTTGGCTTTTTGAAGATGCGGGTAGACTGGGACCATCCTTGCCCCGGAGGGAAACCCATGCCCCGCCAACCGGTGACGAACGCTCGTCGCGCCGCGACCGACCTCCAGCCGATGCTGACGCGCCTGCACGAGCTGATGGCCGAGCAGAAGCAGCAGGCTTTCGAGATCGGCGACCTGGTCAACCACCTCGTCGAGCAGCACGGCCAACGCGTCAAACATCTCGCCGCCAACCTCGGCGTTTCCCGCCAGCGCCTTGGCGAATACCGCCAGACCGCGCTCGCCTTCCCGCCCGACCAGCGCCGGCATGGCCTCGACTTCCACTTCTACACCATCGCCGCCCGCTCGGCCCGCAAGCTCGGCATCGCCCCCAAGGCCGCCCTCGCCCACATTCTCGAACACCGCCTCGGCACAACGCGACAAGCCACCGCGTTCCTCGCCCGGCAGGTCCGCGCCCATGCCGCCGTGCGCGCCGGCCAACACAGCACGCCCGTGGATGACGACCTGATCAACCGTCACCACCACGCCGACTTCCGCGACATCGTGCCGAACCTGCCCGACGCCAGCGTCAAGCTCGTCATCGCCGATCCACCCTATGGCCAGTACGCCAACCTCGACGACGGCCATCACCCCACGCCCACAGCGAGCCATCGCAAGTGCGACAACATCACCGACGCCGACGCCCGTGAAGTCACCATCGACCTGCTCCGCGTCGCGCTGCCCAAGCTTGCCCCCAACGGCTGCCTCATCCTCTTCCGCCCCGGCGCCTGCGCCGATCCCGCCTGGCTGACCGATGCCATTGCAACCCATGGCTACCACTGCCACCGCGCCCTGACCTGGCTCAAAGGCAAGGTCAAGCTCGGCCGCGGCGACGAACCCTACGGCATCAGCACCGAACGCCTCCTCGTCCTCTCCCGTGCCGGCGATCGTCTTCACAACCATGACGGCTCCCCGCGGACCGACATCCTCACCTTCAAACCCCCGCGCCCCACCTACGCCACCGGCCACACCCACCACCTCTTCGAAAAACCCACCGACCTCTGCGCCTTCCTCATCCGCAAACACACCTACCCCAACGACCTCATCCTCGAACCCTTCGGCGGCACCGGCCCCGCCAGCCGTGCTGCGGCGACTCTCGATCGACGTTGGATCTATTGCGAAACGCACGCCGACATTTACGCCACGGTGTCAGCATGACCGCGATCCCGCGAGCCGATCACGATGGGCAGCATCATGATCGGCGGGACGCCGATGCGGTAGAGTCGCACGCCCGTCGGCGGGCGCAACGTCATTCTCATTCGCATCCCCGATCCCACAACCGCTCGGCCTCCTGACGAAATTCCTTGGTCTTTGCGGTGAGGCTGTAGCCGCCGCCTCGCCTCATGACGAGCGGCGGCTGATGATTGCGGAGGTACCGGAGAACGACGCGTAGGGGATACGCGGATTTCGTGGGACTGCCGCCGGCGGCGAGGAAGGCTTTGTGGAGTTGATCGAAGCGCACATCGGGGGTGGCGGTTTGGGCAAGGGCTTTGATGGCAGCGTCGTAATCGGTTCTAGTCACATAAAAATCTTTTTCTGAACCTGGGCGATGCTCGACCAGTCGTTCACCGCGCGGGCCGTGGCGGACGGTGTAGGTTGGCGTGTTGGTGCGTCGGCGTCGACGCGGCGATGACGGGCGGGTCGCTGAGGCGTATATCTGGCCTTCAGACTCCACAGCAAAAGCCTGCATCGCTGGCTTCGAAGGATAGGCGTGGATCCCGACCGTCCTCCCTAACCCCTGTGCGGCAGTCGTTCGTAACACCCACCATCGCACCCCTGTACACAAACAACGCCAATATGGATCTGCCCCCTTGGCTCAAGTCGACCCTACGCCGTATTCGCTGCCAGAACTGCAACCAGCCGATGGATGAACATTCATTACGGGGCGTCGGCGCTGGCATGGTCGATGCCGCCGGCGGCGTGCCCGAGGCTGCCACCACGCAGTTGCATCTGCGCTGTGTCCATTGCGACTATCAATTGGTCGTGCAGATGAGCGTGCCATTGGAAGACCTACTCGAAGCCGTCCGCGCGGTTCACGCGCACGGCCCTCACCCGATCGAACCGCACGATCAGGTCGAGGCGCATGCCGATCGCGGCGTTCAGGCGCTCGGGCCACTGGATGCCGCGGAGGTGCGCACGTTTTTACAGCAGCTCAAACGCCTGTCATTCAGACGCGACACGAAGAATTTTCAGCAGTGGATCAGCCGGTTAAACGACCGGAACACCCCATAAGGGAGCGCACGCATGAAAGATGAATTTCTGTGGAAGGAACCACGCGATGCTCGGAAACAACAGATGAAACATCCGGAGCAGAGGTTCTGCCTGCTCGAAGAAAGGCAGGATGCGGTCAGCGCCACACTGATTGTCCGGGGCGTGGATGACGTGGCGTCAGACGCCTTTATCCAAAGGGCGTGCTGCATGCTCAGCGCCTTGGTGCGGCACGCCGCGGACCAGCAGAAACAACGTCACCACGAGGGCTGAGCAGCGCGTCAAAAGAAATTCCAGAAATAAAAGAAGGAGTTTCAGATGCCTTCGCAGAAAAAGAAGAAACGTGGGTCAAAGCCTGTCCTGACCGTCCGCGCCAGGCCTGCCTCTGGGATTGAAGCAGATCGTATGGCGCGGGCGCTGGACCGAATGCTGACGGAATTGGTCCGTCAGGGGCGGGCTCACAGGAGTTTTGCCAATGAAGGAAAACAAGAAATACCCAAGTGACCGCTGGCGTGGCAAGCGGTTCATCTGCAGCGTGCGCCAAAGTGACGACAGCGAAGGTACCACCAGCACTGAGGCGCAGCTCAAGTGGCTGCACGAGGAGGGTCGGCAGCGCGGCATGATCCATGTCGATGACATCGTCCTCAATGGCGTCACCGGCTCGCTGCCAGGCAAGCGGCAGGACCTGCCGGACCTGATCGAGCGCAAGCGGACAAAGGATGACTTTGACGTCCTCATGGTCCAGCGACTCGATCGACTGACGCGCGGCGGCAGCCAGCATGGGAACTGGTTCCTGTTCGAATGCACCCGCGTCGGTATCGAACTGTTGTGTCCCGGGGACAATCTGCCTGAAGACGGGCCTATACTGATCTCATTACGACCCTGAAGCTTGGTGCCGCGAGGGACCAGGCTCATTCGATCTCGCAGCGCTCGGTGCAGGGTCGCATGCATGCGCTGCAGACCGGGGCGAACACCATCGTCGGGCAGACGCCATACGGCTGCAATCGTCTGTACCTCAACTGCGAGGACAAGCCGCTGTTTGTCATCCGGAACCTCGGTGACGGCCGGCAGCAGAAGCTGCACGCCGAGACGGACGTCGTCATCGACACCTATGGTCGCGCGGGTGGGGGCAGCAAGGGCCATTACCGCAAACAGAAAGAAGAAAAGCCGGTCATCGTCCCCGGCGTCCCGGCCAAGGCGAACGTGGTGCGCGAAATCTTCGACCTGCATTACAACCAGCGCCTCGGTGGCAGGCGGATCGCCAACCAGCTCAACGAACGCGGCGTGCTCTCGCCGACGGGCAAAAGCTGGAGCCAGCGTCAGGTCGAAAGCATCTACGAGAACCCGGTCTACTGTGGCGTGGCGCTGGGCAACCACGTCAGGCAGTCGATCTACCATTCCCGCGGCACGGACCGCCCCGAGGCCGTCCAGCATGATCCGCAGGTGCTGGCCACGTGCCAGAACGCGCCGCGGTCCCTGCGTCCACCGGATGAGTGGGTGTGGGAAGATCAGCCAATGATGAACGACTTCCTATCAACAGCGTTGCGCGACAAGGCGCTCACGCAGATTCGCCAGTTGCTGGACGAACGCTGGCAGCGCAGCCAGGACCCCACGCAGCCCAAGCGTTCGCCGAGCAAGCACAAGGCCAGTGAGTACGTGCTGACCGACCTGCTGTTCGCCAAGCAGGATGGCGGCTCGCTCACCGGCACGCGCAGCGGCAAAAACTGCAGGTACAAGCGCTACTACCGCCATCGCAAGGGCCGTTCGGTTGCTCGCAAGGGCAGTCCGTACAACAAGCTCATCCCTGCTGAGGCGCTGGAGCAGAGCGTGCTCGACCTGATTCGACGCGTCAGCGGCGATGAGCCGTACCTGCGGCAGCGGATCACGGAGGTTATCGAGTCCCAGGCGAGTCACACGCCCGACGCGCAGACGCTTGCCGACCTGCGTCAGCAGCGGGAGGCGATCACGAAAAAAGTGCAATTGATCGTGCAGACATTCGATGCCGCCAACCTCGCAGACGCTCGCCCTGAACTGGATCGGCTTTCACGGCAGCGAAGCGAGTTGGAGCAGCAGATCGCTCAGCACGAGCAGGCCAGCCAGTACGCAGACGAGGACCCCGAGGCGATCGCCACGTATGCTATCGCTCGTCTGGCGTCCGTGGACAAGCTGCTGACCGACCTGACGCCGACGGTCAAACGCGAACTGGTCGAAACGTTCGTGGAGCGTATTGAGGTTGACATGGCGACCATTCGGACCAGTCAATTCCGGATCGATCCCGACCCGAGGCGGCTCTCGCCTCGGGTCGGGATTCGCAACTGGGACGACCCCAGGTAGCCTCTGGCACCGCGGTATCGCTCGGTTGCACGGCGCGAGTGCCGTGGCACACGAGCCGTTGGCGCACATCACCTGCCGGTCGGTACTGGACACGCCAACGAGCCGTATGCCGCGCTCGACGAGGCAGATGCTCTGGTGGTGTGTACGGATTGCGAGGAGTTCAAGTATCCCGAATTCAACGGATGACGGTCGCGTTTGAAAGAGCCGGTGATTTTCGAAGGCCGCACCTTCTGCCGAACCGAGACAATGCGCGAGCACGGGATCGTCTATCACTCGGTCGGCCGACAGTCGATTGTGCCCGACGGGTCAGCGTCAGCAAGTTCTGAGGACAATCGGCGCAACTGCGCCGAGGCAGTCCGTGTCCACTGGACAGCCGAAGCTCAGACGATTGCTGTCGGGGCGAACACAGCGAAGTCGCGCACCGTATCCAGCGTGCCCTGGACGCAGGCGATCGCCAATATCAATGGCGTGGGCGGGAGATATGGTGGTCGATGAGTTTGCCGTTCTCGTCAATCGCCTTGAAATCCTGTGATTCGCCATGAATGGTGACGATGATGGCGTGGCGTTTCGCCTCGGCCCGTTCGAGGTACCAGGTTTCGTTCACGTCATGCGGTTCGCGTGTGCCGACGCCCCATGCGCCGTCGCCGAGATAGACGACGCCGTCGTCAGCCTGTTCGCCGTCACGAATCGGGACGGTTCGCTTGTAGGTGTGGTCGTGGTTTTCAAAGGCGACGCGCACGTCGTACTGTTCGAAGAGGGGGACCCAGTGTTCGCGCACGCGGACGTGGACAGCGCTGTCGTAGCTGCGGTGAGAAGGGAACCCGGGCACATGGTAGACGGGGAAGACATGCGGGACGTCCTGCCGATCGGCGAGTTGCTGTTCCAGCCAGGAGGTCTGTTCGCCGCCGATGGGCGTGGTGTGGTCGGAGTCGAGGAGGACAAGTGACATGTAGTCGCCGAAGTCGAGCATGGCGTAGCCGGGGTGGCCGGGGAAAGGGAAGAGGCTGTAGTAGTAAGGGGCGATCTCTTCGCGGAAGGCGTCGGAATCTTCGTAAGCATCTTCACCGCGCCCTTGCCCCCAGTAGTAGCCGCCGCGTACTTCGTGGTTGCCGATCGTGGGGATGACGGGCACGACGCGGCCGTCGTCGTCGATGAGGGTGTTCATGTTGGCGTCGAACCATTCGTACCAGCGGTCGACGCGCTCCGGCTGACCATCGGCGTAGGCGAAGTCGCCGCCCCAGACGACGAACTCGATGTCGTATTGCATGGCCACGCGGTTGGTCCGTTCCATTCTCGGTTGCGACTGACGTGTGTCGCCGCCGGCGGCGAAGCGGATGGGGCGATCAGCCTCGGCTGGCATGGTGCGAAATCGGTAGTGGGGGCTGTTTTCGCCAGCCGCGTCGCGGCGAATGCGGAACTGATAGTCCGAGCCGGGTTCCAGGCCGGTGATTTCAGCGATGTAGATGTGGCGGTCGGAGTAAGGCATGGGGCGCTGGCGGCTGACCTCGGCAGTCGCGTGATCGGCATCGTTACCGAGCGGGGCATACTCGATCACGCCCGTATCGTTTTCGTCTTTGCTGTGCCAGATGACCGTCATCGTCGTGGTCGGATCCTGCTGCCAGGTCAACAACAGCGCGACGGGCGTCTGCAGGCTTTCAGCAGCGATCAGACGCATGCCGAAGCAGATATCCGAACTGCTTCGGCCATTGTTATGCACGGACACGGCCAGCACGTTCCTCCCCTGACGCAGCTTGGATGCGTCGAATTCGAAGACGCCGGTTTCCAAACTCGGGTTGATGGGGCGTGTGGTGGCCGTACCGAAGCCGACATCGCCTTCGGGCATCCACTCGGTTCGGCCGATCTCTTCACCGTTGAGGTAGTACACCGCACCGTCGTCGATGATCTGGTCGAGGCGAACACTGACGCCGTCGGTCGAGCCGTCATAGTCGAACGACTTGCGGAAGTAGTAAGTGATCAGGTACTCCTCCAGTTCCGTCTGCAGGCCTGGCCCGGGCCAGTTGCGGTCGCGCGTGTCGTAGCCGAGCAGGCCGGGGCCCTCGTTCCAGTCACTGTCGTCATAGTCGGGGTCGAGCCACGCCGTGCCGAGGTCGACGTCGCCGTCGTGGTAACGCCACGTGCTGTCGAAGTCGACCAGAATCTTGCCGTATTCGACCATGTCGTCGGCGAGCACCGGAGCGGCGGCGAGGAAGGCGATCACGCCTGCCAGCAGGACGGGCATGGTGTGGTTGAACATGGAACGTGAACGGTGTCGGTCGCTCATGAGTTGGTCTCCTTGTTTGATGAAGGTGGCTGTATGGCCGACGATCCCTGGTGTACGAGTTGTTGCTGAGTCATGGCAGTTACGATTCTTCCGCACCCAGGACTTCAGGCTCGCGCGTGTCGTTGACGAGCGAACGCACAGCCACAACCACCAGCAGCGTGCTGCCGAATGCGAAGGGCGCGACCCACAGGCTGGCAATGGGGGACAAGGCAACTGCTCCGCCAACGATGCCGCCGGTAATCAGCCCCGCAATCACTGCGCGGCCGGCCACGGGCCACCGGCTCACCGCCAACAACATGCACGCCAACAAGGGACCGAGGAATACGCCCAACAGCGTCTGTGCAATATCGAATATCGAACCGAGCGCCCCCACGAAGCCGGCGATCACCGTGGACAGCACGCCGATCGTCAAGCTTGTCACGCGCGCAAAGCGCAACTGCTTTTGCGGGGACAGTTGTCGGCCGAACCGCAACCGGAAGTCCATCGTCAACGTGCTGGCCAGCGCATTGATCCCACTGGTCATGCTGCTCATCGTCGCTGCCAGAATCGCCGCCAGCAGCAGGCCGGCCAGACCGATGGGCAACTGCGTGGATACGAAATGCGGGAACACCTTGTCGGCATCGGCCGGCAGATTCGCGTCCGGCACGTGTTGATACCAACTGGCCAATGCCAGTCCCACCCCGGCGAGCATCACCAGTACGACAACAACGCCGACGACGTTGATGGCGAACGAGCGGGCCGCCGCCTTGGTGCTGCCCAGGACCAGGTAACGTTGCAGCGACATCTGATCGCCCATGTAGCTGCCGAAGTTGGCCACTGTGCCGCCGATCACCACGGACCAGATCGTCAGTTGCGTCGTGAGGTCCAGGGACATGTTGGGACGATGCAGATGTCCGCTGTCGGCCAGTGATGCCGCGGCCGCGCTCCATGAGGCGGGCAGGTAGAGCACGACATAGCCGATCGTCAGCGCGATACCGCCGGCGATGACAAGAAATTGAATCGCGTCGGTCACGATCACGCCGCGAATCCCGCCGAGCGTGGTGTAGATCGTGCTGCTGAGTCCGATGGTCAGCACGAGCGGCCAGAACCATGGCGGCCCGAGGTCGGCCGCGGCCATGATGGCGATGGTCGGCGCATAGATCAGCGCTGCCATCCATCCGATGCGCAGCAGGATAAACATGCTCGCCGCCACGGTGCGCGTGGAGAGGCCGAAGCGACGTTCGATGATCGCGTAAGGCGATTGGCTTCGGCCGCTGAGGTACCGCGGCAGGAAGTATAAAGCCAGTACCGCCAACGCCAGGGGGAACACGATCAGCACCGCCAGCAGTTCCGTGCCGCCGTCATAGAACACACTGGGGTAAGCGAGAAAGCTGATGCCGGAAAAGAGCGTCGCGGCAATGCTCAGGCCCACGAAAATCGAGCCTATTGGTCCACTGAAACCACCGCTGCCGGTGAAGTAGTCATCCGCGTTCTGCTGCCGACCGCGAGCGAGAATGCCCACCCCGACCACAGCCGAGAGATAGATAACGATGATCAACGCATCGAGCCAATGCATCATCCTGTCGCGCTTTCATGCGTATGTGTAGCGGAGTGACAACCGGAACGTCTAGCGAGGGAAACGCCGCAGCAATGGACTGCCGCCTTCAGTGTCGTAGATCGGATTATAAACTTCCTCCGCAAGCCACTCGGCGGACTGTCGCGTGGCATGTCCATCCGCCCATAGCATCTGCGGCCCGCCGTGCAGAGTCTCGTTGATTCTGCCGGAGTTGGTGCTTCTGTCCATGAAATAGTGAATGGTCTCGTTCGTGGCCGGATCGTTCTCTGGCGGCTTCAAAAGCCATGCGTCGGCCACCGTGATGGTGCTGCTCGGCGATCTGATCTGATCTTCACGCGCAGGTGGCGACAGGTTCGGGTCGGCGGTGTGGTATGGCGGCAGATAGCGAGCGCTTGTGCCGATGTGCAGGCGGTTGTAGCCGTAAGAGTTCGCCTTGAAAATGGTGTGATGTGTGGACGCAAGAATGACGCGCGAACGATCAATATGCCCGTTGGAGGGACATATATACACTTCCTTGCCCGTCAGATGGTCAAGCGTCATCAGCGTGCTCGACCAGTCATAGAACCCATCAGACGATAGATTGTTAGAAGAGGGGTTGTCGGGATGATATCCCGGGAACATCGGCGGAAAGAAACCACTGGATTCGGCCTGATATCCCGCCAACGCAATGCCGATCTGCCGCTGGTTACTCAGGCAACGGGTCGCTTGAGCCGCTTCCCTTGCCCTGGCGAGAGCGGGCAACAGAATGGCGACAAGCAAGGCGATGATCGTAATCACGACCAGAAGCTCGATAAGGGTAAAGGCGGTCGAACGAATACGGGACTGGTCCGTCAAAGTCATGGTTGCACCTCGTGAATGTAAAGGTGTTCAATGGACATCGCAGAAAGGGTCAAAGGAATGCGCAACGGATCACCCGCTGCGGCTTCGAGGGTCGTGCCATCTTGTCGCTCGGCGACGACTCGCCCGTCAAACGCGGATGTGTCAATCACCGCGGTGGCAGTCTGTTCCTCGTCGGTCCAGTTGCTGAAAACAGCCATCGCGCGCGAACCGTCTTCCGCATCGCGAAAACAGCCCGCCAGAATCGCCTGCCACGGCCAGCGATCGTCGCCGCCGCCCTGGGGCACGTCGAGCACAGCAACATCTTCAAGCATGGGCGGCCTGAGCATCTCGCCCCAGCCCAGCGTGGTCGGGTTCTCCCGTCGCAACGTCACCGCCTGCCGGTATGCTTCGACAATCGCTGGGTGATCCCGCGGCAGTTGCGGCATGACATAGGAAATCCAGCCCAACTGCGATCCCCATGCCAGCGGCACCATGCGGCCGTGCAGGTAGTGCTTCGGATCGCGAAGGTGTGATGGATCGTCCTGCCAACCGATGGCGGCGAAGTGAGTGTGGTAGATCGTCGGCCACAACGGCACAGGCTCGCGCATGGCGTCGCCGAGTTCCGATACCGTCAGCCCGCCAACGATGTGCGGCATCTGTGACTCGTTGAGATACTCCGACACCAGCACCGGCTGCTTCCCATGCGACTGAATGTCTTCGCGAATCTCGCCGTACAACGTGTCCTTGTGACGCTGCCACGCCTGCGGATCGCCCGGCGCATCGTCGCTGTTCGCCGACGCCGACCCATGCTCAAACATCGCATACACGCCCAGTTGATCCTGGTACACCGCATCGACCTGATGGTCGAGAAACAGCCGGCGATGACGGTCGAGGAGCGTTTCCCGCCACGCATCCGCCCCCAGCCAGGCAACCGCGAATTCGTGCATGACCTCAAACAAGCGTCCGTCGGCCCACTCAGGCGACCGCGCCTCTTTCCCCGCCGCCCGGGCTGCCTCGGCCTGATCGCGCGTGGCGTAAAAAGGCCATCGCTCTGACGCTCGGACGTCCCCGCTACGGTTACGCACCACAGCTTCCTCATAATCCGCCCACACGCTCGGCTCGTCCATGTCGACCAGCCGCGCGTTCGTGTAGGGCATCACCTTCAGGCCTGCCGACTGATATTGCTCAACAAACCTGCCGAACTGCGCGTGCGGCTCAACGTATCGCGGAAACGCTCGGTTCCAAGGCCCACCTTCCGCATCCCATGCATACCAGTGAACGCCCATCGGCCCGCCGACCGCCTCGACCCAGCCCAACGGCCACTGCGCTTTTTCTTCAAACGTGAATCGCGGGTCCGCCGGTATACGCACCCAACTCGGCATCCCTGCATACCACTCGGGCAAGTCTCCCCGCCGCCCCAGCGCCAACTCGGCTCGCGCCCATGACTGTTCCATCGCCCAAGACCGATAGGCTCGGCCCGCGTCGTACCAATCGCCCGAAACCCACTGCAAGCGAACCGGATAGTCCAGTTCCGCCCGGCCGCGCACGGCTTCGTCCGCCGTCAGATGATGACCGAAACGCGCGCGCAATGATGACGCATCACCAGTTCGATCGACGACCAGGTCCTTGATGCGCCGCTGGGCGTCCGGCGTCATCATCAACAGCCCGCCTCCCGCTTCCTCGTTTCCATAGAATTGCATCTGCAGGTTGCCGAACTTGGATGGGTATCGCGTGCGATGCACCGCTTGCAGCACATCATCATTGCCGCGCCCCCATGGCCTGTTCGGCTGAGCATGTACATCACGATAAATCTGCCCATACGACCACGGGACGAGCAGGTAGTCGTCCTCCGCCGCCTCGCCTAGCCGGGCCAGCGGCATTTGCGGATACCACGCCTTGCGCACCACATACCTGCCATCAAGCCCATCGAGTGCGAAGTGAAAATCAAGCGATCCCGAATTCGTGCGTGCGACCCACGCCTCCACCGTAGCGATGCGCCGCCTGTTCGCATCTGAGATGTCCCATCGCCCCGCCGTGACCGCGTCGCGCCGATCGTTCGTCGCTCGTGCCGTCACGCGAAATCCATCCGCGCTGCTGCCATCCGAGGCCACCCGCACAGCCGTTTCCGAATCGGGTTCCGCCAGTTCGATCACCCACAACGGCTCGTCATGGCTTGCTGACAGAAACTCATAACCACCGAGTCGCAGTTGACTCAGCCGACCGTCGCGAAAGGCAGCAGTGGCTTCGCCATCGCCGCGCGTCACGCTCCGCCCCTGCATGGCTCGGCCACGATGAACCGCCTCTTGCGAGGCCTCGGCGTTGCCATTGCCGTTCTGCCCGTCGGCTCTGCCGTCCGGGTTGGCGTCGTACACGCGCACGTCGCCGATCGCCCCCGGAAACGTATAGCCCGAACCAAAGCTCGGCGGCACACTGCCGAGATACAGCGTCGGCCTCCTCAACGACGACCACGTGAACCCGCCTCCCCACTGGTCCTGCAATTCACCGTCGACATACATCCGCGACCCACCCGGACCGAACACCACCGTCACCTCGTACCACTGCCCTGCCTGGAAGTTCGCCTGCGAGCGAAGCGTCACCGTTTCCTGATCCTGCCGCATGGCTTGATAAACCAGTCGGCCCGTGTGACGTTCGACCATGATAACGTCGCGGTGCCTGGTATCGGCGAAAAGGTTAAACAGGTGCTTGTTGATCGGGATGGAGCGATCAAGATCAACGTCCGGCCGAAAGCGGACTTGCAGCACCCCCGCCTCCGGCAACGTCCCCTGCACTTGGCCAAACGCGAGATCATCTTCCCCATCAAAACCAAGTGCGTGCCCACCGTCGCCGTCCGCAACACGCTTCGGCGTCGTCGTCTGCTCCTTGCCTTTCTCGCCGAGTTGCAAGGACACCGAGACCGCCCCCTGACTCGGCAGCACATCGGCCGCGTCATCATCGAACGTAAAATGAATCAACGGTTGCGCCTCAGCACTCATGACCTGAGTAACGTCCACCGCAGGGCGATCCCGTGATGCAACGGTGTCCTCCGGCCGCTCCGCGTGCTCCATCTCGGGAATCGCATCATCACCCGTTGCTGTCTCCCGCGACGCCGGGGCCGATGCGGTCGGCCGTACCGCCTGAAGCTTTTCTCGCATTTCCGCTGCGCGCGCGTCGTCAAGACGGTCGCCCGTAGCGCGGAAGGTGTAGAGGTGAGCGTCGCGCAAC
This window of the Phycisphaerales bacterium AB-hyl4 genome carries:
- a CDS encoding fibronectin type III domain-containing protein is translated as MSDRHRSRSMFNHTMPVLLAGVIAFLAAAPVLADDMVEYGKILVDFDSTWRYHDGDVDLGTAWLDPDYDDSDWNEGPGLLGYDTRDRNWPGPGLQTELEEYLITYYFRKSFDYDGSTDGVSVRLDQIIDDGAVYYLNGEEIGRTEWMPEGDVGFGTATTRPINPSLETGVFEFDASKLRQGRNVLAVSVHNNGRSSSDICFGMRLIAAESLQTPVALLLTWQQDPTTTMTVIWHSKDENDTGVIEYAPLGNDADHATAEVSRQRPMPYSDRHIYIAEITGLEPGSDYQFRIRRDAAGENSPHYRFRTMPAEADRPIRFAAGGDTRQSQPRMERTNRVAMQYDIEFVVWGGDFAYADGQPERVDRWYEWFDANMNTLIDDDGRVVPVIPTIGNHEVRGGYYWGQGRGEDAYEDSDAFREEIAPYYYSLFPFPGHPGYAMLDFGDYMSLVLLDSDHTTPIGGEQTSWLEQQLADRQDVPHVFPVYHVPGFPSHRSYDSAVHVRVREHWVPLFEQYDVRVAFENHDHTYKRTVPIRDGEQADDGVVYLGDGAWGVGTREPHDVNETWYLERAEAKRHAIIVTIHGESQDFKAIDENGKLIDHHISRPRH
- a CDS encoding type II secretion system protein, with protein sequence MTLTDQSRIRSTAFTLIELLVVITIIALLVAILLPALARAREAAQATRCLSNQRQIGIALAGYQAESSGFFPPMFPGYHPDNPSSNNLSSDGFYDWSSTLMTLDHLTGKEVYICPSNGHIDRSRVILASTHHTIFKANSYGYNRLHIGTSARYLPPYHTADPNLSPPAREDQIRSPSSTITVADAWLLKPPENDPATNETIHYFMDRSTNSGRINETLHGGPQMLWADGHATRQSAEWLAEEVYNPIYDTEGGSPLLRRFPR